A DNA window from Coffea arabica cultivar ET-39 chromosome 6c, Coffea Arabica ET-39 HiFi, whole genome shotgun sequence contains the following coding sequences:
- the LOC113693693 gene encoding cellulose synthase A catalytic subunit 7 [UDP-forming] translates to MEASAGLVAGSHNRNELVVIHGHEEPKPLKDLTGQVCEICGDEIGLTVDGDLFVACNECGFPVCRPCYEYERREGTQLCPQCKTRYKRLKGCPRVEGDDDEEDIDDIEHEFKIDDERNKNTKIAEAMLHGKMSYGRGPEDEEAAQYPPVIAGFRSRPVSGEIPISTHANGEQMFGSSLHKRVHPYPASEPGSARWDDKKEGGWKERMEDWKMQQGNIGPEADHAADADMAMVDESRQPLSRKVPIASSLVNPYRMVIVARLVVLAIFLRYRILNPVHDALGLWLTSIVCEIWFAFSWILDQFPKWFPIDRETYLDRLSLRYEREGEPNMLAPIDVFVSTVDPMKEPPLVTANTVLSILSMDYPVEKISCYVSDDGASMCTFESLSETAEFARKWVPFCKKFSIEPRAPEMYFSLKIDYLKDKVQPTFVKERRAMKREYEEFKVRINAMVAKAMKVPPEGWIMQDGTPWPGNNTKDHPGMIQVFLGHSGGPDVEGNELPRLVYVSREKRPGFQHHKKAGAENALVRVSGVLTNAPFMLNLDCDHYVNNSKAVREAMCFLMDPQLGKKVCYVQFPQRFDGIDRHDRYANRNTVFFDINMKGLDGIQGPVYVGTGCVFRRQALYGYEPPKRSKRPKMVSCDCCPCFGRRKKLPQYTKHGVNGDSAVQGFDDDKEILMSQMNFEKKFGQSAIFVTSTLMIEGGVPPSSSPAALLKEAIHVISCGYEDKTEWGTELGWIYGSITEDILTGFKMHCRGWRSVYCMPKLAAFKGSAPINLSDRLNQVLRWALGSVEIFFSRHSPAWYGYKGGNLKWLERFAYVNTTVYPFTSLPLLAYCTLPAICLLTGKFIMPEISTFASLFFIALFLSIFTTGILELRWSGVSIEEWWRNEQFWVIGGISAHLFAVIQGLLKVLAGIDTNFTVTSKASDDDDFAELYAFKWTTLLIPPTTILVINLVGVVAGISDAINNGSQSWGPLFGKLFFAFWVIVHLYPFLKGLMGKQNRTPTIVIIWSVLLASIFSLLWVRIDPFILKTKGPDVKQCGINC, encoded by the exons ATGGAAGCCAGCGCAGGACTTGTCGCTGGTTCTCACAACCGGAACGAGCTTGTTGTCATTCATGGCCATGAAGAG CCTAAGCCCTTGAAAGATTTAACCGGTCAAGTTTGTGAGATATGTGGTGATGAGATTGGCCTCACAGTCGATGGAGACTTGTTCGTGGCTTGTAATGAGTGTGGTTTTCCAGTCTGCCGGCCATGCTATGAGTATGAGAGGAGAGAAGGCACTCAACTTTGCCCTCAGTGCAAAACAAGATACAAACGACTCAAAG GGTGTCCAAGGGTGGAGGGCGATGATGATGAGGAAGATATCGATGACAttgaacatgaatttaaaattgatgatgaacgaaacaaaaatactaaaattgCTGAAGCAATGCTACATGGAAAGATGAGTTATGGACGAGGACCAGAAGACGAAGAAGCTGCCCAATACCCTCCTGTCATTGCTGGTTTCCGCTCTCGGCCT GTGAGTGGTGAAATTCCTATATCGACTCATGCTAACGGAGAGCAGATGTTCGGCTCCTCCCTACACAAACGTGTGCACCCATATCCAGCTTCTGAGCCTG GAAGTGCAAGATGGGATGACAAGAAAGAGGGaggttggaaagaaagaatggaaGATTGGAAGATGCAGCAAGGAAATATAGGGCCAGAAGCTGATCATGCTGCAGACGCTGACATGGCTAT GGTAGATGAATCGAGACAGCCACTGTCAAGGAAAGTACCAATCGCATCAAGCTTGGTAAATCCTTACCGGATGGTGATTGTGGCTAGGCTCGTGGTTCTGGCAATCTTCCTCCGATATAGAATCCTGAACCCTGTGCATGATGCACTTGGCCTCTGGCTCACTTCAATTGTATGTGAGATCTGGTTTGCGTTCTCATGGATTCTCGATCAGTTTCCCAAGTGGTTTCCAATCGATCGGGAGACTTACCTGGATCGCCTTTCTCTCAG GTACGAGAGGGAAGGTGAACCTAATATGCTTGCCCCCATTGATGTCTTTGTCAGTACCGTGGATCCAATGAAGGAACCTCCTCTTGTTACCGCTAATACAGTTCTCTCAATTTTATCAATGGACTATCCCGTTGAGAAAATCTCATGCTATGTATCTGATGATGGAGCTTCAATGTGTACCTTTGAATCACTATCAGAAACTGCAGAATTTGCTCGAAAATGGGTTCCCTTCTGCAAGAAATTCTCTATAGAGCCTCGAGCACCTGAGATGTACTTCTCGCTGAAGATTGATTATCTGAAGGATAAAGTGCAGCCGACCTTTGTGAAGGAGCGAAGAGCCATGAAG AGAGAGTATGAAGAATTTAAGGTTAGAATCAATGCTATGGTGGCTAAGGCTATGAAAGTTCCTCCAGAGGGGTGGATCATGCAAGATGGAACACCATGGCCAGGAAACAATACTAAGGATCATCCTGGTATGATTCAAGTCTTTCTAGGTCATAGCGGCGGCCCCGACGTTGAAGGAAATGAACTTCCTCGGCTTGTTTATGTTTCCCGTGAGAAAAGGCCTGGTTTCCAGCATCACAAAAAAGCTGGTGCCGAGAACGCCCTG GTCCGTGTCTCTGGTGTTCTTACAAATGCTCCATTCATGCTGAACCTGGATTGTGACCACTACGTAAACAACAGCAAGGCTGTCAGGGAAGCAATGTGCTTCTTGATGGATCCACAACTTGGAAAGAAGGTTTGCTATGTGCAATTCCCACAGAGATTTGATGGAATAGATAGACATGACAGATATGCCAACAGAAACACGGTCTTTTTTGAT ATTAACATGAAAGGGCTTGATGGAATCCAAGGTCCTGTCTATGTTGGCACAGGATGTGTCTTCCGAAGGCAGGCTTTATATGGCTATGAACCACCAAAGCGTTCTAAGCGCCCAAAAATGGTGAGCTGTGACTGTTGCCCCTGTTTTGGGCGGCGTAAGAAGCTTCCCCAATACACTAAACATGGCGTCAATGGAGACAGTGCAGTTCAAG GATTTGATGACGATAAAGAGATACTGATGTCTCAAATGAATTTCGAAAAGAAGTTCGGACAGTCAGCAATTTTTGTGACTTCAACTTTAATGATTGAAGGTGGCGTTCCACCTTCATCCAGCCCAGCTGCGCTGCTCAAAGAAGCTATCCATGTGATCAGCTGCGGCTACGAAGACAAAACAGAATGGGGTACTGAG TTGGGTTGGATTTATGGCTCTATCACAGAAGATATCCTAACAGGGTTCAAGATGCATTGTCGTGGTTGGAGGTCAGTTTACTGTATGCCAAAACTAGCTGCATTTAAGGGCTCTGCTCCGATCAACCTATCAGATCGTCTCAACCAGGTGCTTCGCTGGGCTCTTGGTTCTGTTGAGATCTTTTTCAGTCGACATAGCCCTGCCTGGTACGGCTATAAAGGAGGAAACCTAAAGTGGCTTGAGCGATTTGCATATGTTAACACAACTGTCTACCCCTTCACCTCTTTACCTCTGCTTGCTTACTGCACTCTCCCCGCAATCTGCTTACTGACAGGAAAGTTCATAATGCCAGAG ATAAGCACCTTTGCAAGTCTATTCTTCATTGCGCTCTTCCTCTCAATTTTCACTACTGGCATCCTTGAGCTAAGGTGGAGTGGAGTTAGCATTGAGGAGTGGTGGAGAAATGAGCAATTTTGGGTTATTGGTGGTATCTCTGCTCACCTGTTTGCTGTCATACAAGGTCTTCTAAAGGTTTTGGCTGGGATTGACACCAACTTCACTGTCACATCTAAGGCATCAGATGACGATGACTTTGCTGAGTTATATGCCTTCAAATGGACTACCCTGCTCATCCCACCAACCACTATTCTAGTAATCAACCTAGTTGGTGTTGTTGCTGGGATCTCCGATGCCATAAACAATGGATCTCAATCATGGGGTCCTTTATTTGGAAAGCTCTTCTTTGCCTTCTGGGTGATTGTCCATCTCTATCCATTCCTTAAAGGTCTCATGGGTAAGCAGAATAGGACGCCCACAATTGTCATCA
- the LOC113694080 gene encoding translation initiation factor IF3-4, chloroplastic-like isoform X1, which yields MAGLTSTFPMRPSLYKTRSTFFPSSYFFGLRLLHHHPITSATTMPVSLASRITSISARSGGGGGGYYRRSPPPVGEDQALDISSIGSDQVRLIDEQQNMVGIVSKSVALQMAEDAELDLVILSPDADPPVVRIMDYDKYRYEQQKKKKEQQKKSAASRMDLKELKMGYNIDVHDYSVRLRQAQKFLRDGDKVKVIVNLKGRENEFRNNAIELLEHFQSDLGELATRENKNFKDRNVFIILVPNKVVVQKAQEEQKKKDKSVATEVSASV from the exons ATGGCTGGTCTCACCAGCACATTCCCCATGAGACCCAGTCTTTACAAAACCCGAAGTACCTTTTTCCCCAGTTCCTACTTCTTTGGCCTCCGCCTACTTCACCACCACCCTATCACTTCCGCTACCACTATGCCCGTTTCCCTCGCATCCCGCATCACCTCCATTTCTGCCCGCTCCGGCGGCGGGGGCGGAGGGTATTACAGGAGGTCCCCGCCTCCAGTTGGGGAAGATCAAGCTCTTGATATCTCCTCCATTGG GTCTGATCAAGTAAGGCTTATTGATGAACAGCAAAACATG GTGGGAATAGTTTCAAAAAGTGTGGCACTTCAAATGGCTGAAGATGCAGAACTTGACTTG GTCATATTGTCTCCTGATGCAGATCCTCCAGTTGTACGAATTATGGATTATGA CAAGTACAGGTATGagcagcaaaagaagaaaaaggagcaGCAAAAGAAAAGTGCTG CCAGCCGTATGGATTTGAAAGAACTCAAGATGGG GTATAACATTGATGTGCATGATTATTCTGTGCGTTTGAGGCAAGCACAGAAGTTTCTGAGAGATGGTGACAAG GTCAAGGTCATCGTAAACTTGAAGGGCCGGGAAAATGAGTTCAGGAACAATGCTATCGAGCTTCTAGAACACTTCCAAAGTGATCTCGGAGAG CTAGCGACTCGAGAGAACAAAAACTTCAAAGACAGGAATGTATTTATAATTTTGGTTCCAAACAAGGTTGTTGTACAGAAAGCTCAggaagagcaaaagaaaaaggataagTCAGTGGCAACTGAAGTCTCAGCCAGTGTCTAG
- the LOC113694080 gene encoding translation initiation factor IF3-4, chloroplastic-like isoform X2, whose translation MAGLTSTFPMRPSLYKTRSTFFPSSYFFGLRLLHHHPITSATTMPVSLASRITSISARSGGGGGGYYRRSPPPVGEDQALDISSIGSDQVRLIDEQQNMVGIVSKSVALQMAEDAELDLVILSPDADPPVVRIMDYDKYRYEQQKKKKEQQKKSAASRMDLKELKMGYNIDVHDYSVRLRQAQKFLRDGDKVKVIVNLKGRENEFRNNAIELLEHFQSDLGEVWLVEAGQRREIRGKRLMGLYVKFWVA comes from the exons ATGGCTGGTCTCACCAGCACATTCCCCATGAGACCCAGTCTTTACAAAACCCGAAGTACCTTTTTCCCCAGTTCCTACTTCTTTGGCCTCCGCCTACTTCACCACCACCCTATCACTTCCGCTACCACTATGCCCGTTTCCCTCGCATCCCGCATCACCTCCATTTCTGCCCGCTCCGGCGGCGGGGGCGGAGGGTATTACAGGAGGTCCCCGCCTCCAGTTGGGGAAGATCAAGCTCTTGATATCTCCTCCATTGG GTCTGATCAAGTAAGGCTTATTGATGAACAGCAAAACATG GTGGGAATAGTTTCAAAAAGTGTGGCACTTCAAATGGCTGAAGATGCAGAACTTGACTTG GTCATATTGTCTCCTGATGCAGATCCTCCAGTTGTACGAATTATGGATTATGA CAAGTACAGGTATGagcagcaaaagaagaaaaaggagcaGCAAAAGAAAAGTGCTG CCAGCCGTATGGATTTGAAAGAACTCAAGATGGG GTATAACATTGATGTGCATGATTATTCTGTGCGTTTGAGGCAAGCACAGAAGTTTCTGAGAGATGGTGACAAG GTCAAGGTCATCGTAAACTTGAAGGGCCGGGAAAATGAGTTCAGGAACAATGCTATCGAGCTTCTAGAACACTTCCAAAGTGATCTCGGAGAG GTCTGGCTTGTGGAAGCTGGCCAGAGACGTGAGATTAGGGGCAAACGCCTGATGGGGTTATATGTGAAGTTTTGGGTGGCTTAG